The window ggggtgggcaaacctggccctccagctgtttttagactacaactcccagtccagcatccccagagttgtaattcaacagcagctggagggccaagtttgctcacTCCTGTTCCACATGCTACAATGGATCATTGCTATGTTTTAAATTCTACCATTTGAATTCAATATACAGTTTATAGTTTTGCTTTTGATTCAGAGTATAAAAATCAAGATAAAATGACAGATCTGTTTGTACAATAAAAGTGAATCATTTTAATGAACAGTCTGCACCCAAAGTGTTAGGACAGCTAAATTGACTCTTTTAAAGTGACATGAATTTGGCAAGAATTACTGCTTGTCTAACAGTAATTGTTTCCTTATAATAAATATTGTTTCTTTTCAGTGTTCAGCCATTGTTTTGTAAGCCACTAGCTTAGTAGATGCTgtaaagggggattagacaaatttatggaggagaggtctgttgcTAGCTAATAGTCATTATGGGCTTGTTTaacctccatgctcagaagcATTATACCTCTGGAGACCAGGgtgtgtttttttgtgggggggcaggcagcagcagtggaggattGTTGCCTAGATGTTCTGTTTGtgagcttcctagaagcatctggttagccactgtgggaaacagaatgctgtatGTGATGGACTTTaggtctgattcagcagagctCCTCTTATGTCCTGATATTTGATAGCTGTTTGAAATTAATATGAATATGCCCTACAGATCTCAATGGGGCAGATGCTGCAAGACTTTGGAAAGTTTCTTGGAATGTTCCTTCTTGTGTTGTTCTCATTCACAATTGGGTTGACTCAACTGTATGACAAAGGATTCACTGTAGATGAAGAAAAGGACTGTGCTGGGATCTTCTGTGAACAGCAAAGCAATGACACATTTCACTCGTGAGTTTCAAATTGTTGAGTGAGATGGCAGTTGTAAAAATGAACTATTCTGTACTGTAATGTAATGTAACCTTCACTCTTTAGGATCCAAATCCATCACACAAATCGTGTGAGTGAACAAAGAGCTGCTTTAGGAATACCCAAGAGTTGCACACATGGGGAAGTGGATCACCTGGCACTCACCTGGCActcacctcccctgccccctgctgccaccacactccCCACTTTTAATTATGAACTGTTGCAATGCAGGGCAGATTCCCCAGTCTCCCAGGCAACATGTGGAGTTGGtgataaaataaaaaaagttggAAGTCCACTACAGTATGTGGTTCTCTGGGCCTGGGTCTGATATTATACTATATTGCAAAATACTGTAAAAGCTTGTAGTAAGCTCTCTCACATTGAGGACTGTTTTTCTGGTTGCGCTAGCCAAAAAAAAAGCCTGCTTCATATTGGCCCACCTTGGGATTCACTCAtatctttaaaaagtcttttattgGTGAATTATTTGCTGTGATCAATAAATGGTTTGGACCATGGAGCAGTCCTTTAGCAAATAGATTTTGTTGAGCAGCATGATGCTCAACTATACACACAACCCAGCTTCTGTCGTTGGGAGCACTGGGacccctctgctcccagcttcctcaGACCTGCAGAGCCCAGCTCCTCTAACTGGCACTTTACCAATGTAGAACGAACCGACCAATTCATTCTACCACGGTAGGTGATCATATGCATGATCACCCCTGGGTAGCCGGGATCCCGACTGGCTCGCTGCTATTTTAGTCATCAAGCCAGGGGCTGCTCTCAGCAGTGTGGCTGAGCAGAGAGTAGTTGCTGAGAGTAGTTGCTCCGCTGCTACTGTGCCATGTGGGTTGCAGGAGGatttcctcctcccaatcccacttTGGGACTCCacttttttgattgtgtgggtcTGTGGCACGATGGAGTCCAAGGGagctgctgcttgtgtggggggaaggcaggtaagctcctgccttccccccacccagccccacaGCTAAGGTCACATGAATGACCTTGATGTGTTGCTAATTTATGGAAATATATtcaaatgaattaaaatgaaaatactaattttgaaattttaaacAGGATTTTATTGAATATGAGTAACATGAAGAATGCTTTTGTACCAACTAAGAACTCTTTTGCTTTCCTAGAAGGGGAAAAATGGGCTTGCCTTGAatataatctgcctactttttgTTGGCATATCTTCATGGTTCATCTAACCTCaaggtttctttctctctctctttcttaggTTTATTGGCACCTGCTTTGCTCTGTTCTGGTACATATTCTCTCTGGCACATGTAGCCATATTTGTAACCAGATTCAGCTATGGGGAAGAGCTGCAATCTTTTGTGGGTGCTGTTATTGTTGGCACATATAATGTAGTAGTTGTGATCGTCCTTACCAAACTCTTAGTAGCGATGCTTCATAAAAGCTTTCAGCTGATAGCAGTAAGTatttttaaaaccagatttattGTATTTAAGTTCTTGATAACAGAGTCTGTACCCCAAATAACTTGATTTGAAATCTGCTTCTGACTTACTTCAGGGGTATGTAGATATGGATGTGAATCAGTCTACTCTTGAGTAACTTGGCTATTTCAATGCAAATTGTGCATGCAACTATGCATCCCCATAGATCCTGACATGGAGCTATCTATGAGATGTGCCACAATCAGATCTCTGTAAATAAAAAGCAACTGTGTCCTACACTAACATAGGGTTGAGGGAAAGGAGTATTGGTATATCAGGTCTTCCCACTAATGTGGGATATATAGTAAAGGGATGTTTATAGCACTTTCTTGCTCTCAAACACAGACATCCTGGTACACTTTAGTGCAAAGCCCCAACCAGGTGATATAGCACTAGGATGTTGATTTTTTTTGTGTACTCTTGTTATAAAGAACTGTCTGGTATGAATTTATACACTCTTTGGCTGTAGTAGTGTTGAAGACTAGGGGAGACATTGTTTGCCGTCTTCATATTGTACCTTTTTAATGGCGTATCTCGTTTAAAATTATTTCTAGTACATTAGCACATCCATTGGTTCTCAGTGGATTTTTTTGCCAGGAAAAGATATTACTGCTGATGTGGGATGCAATCCCCAAAGAAAGATATTAGAGCATACAGTATAATTACAGGTACTACAGTATAATAAAATTGCCTTTGAGGAAGAGCATTCTTAAGCCTGAAATGTGTAAGGCAATAGGGCAATGATTGAATAAAGAACTGATTAATATTGATCCAGCGTCTTTGGGAATCCTACCCTCTCTTTTAATCTTGGTTTTCTGCCAGTCAGTTCTCCTGACCAGTACCTCACCTGCAACACCCTTGCAAAGTGGGGTTGTAGGAGATGAAGCAGGGAGGGTTGGTTGGCTTCATCCTTAAGGCCTAGATGCTTCTGAGCATACTCTGGAGCATCTTTTCCAGGGAATTGTTGTTTCCTTCCAGTGCCTGATATGCTCATCATAAATCTAAACACACGTTTGTAATTTACAGTTCTAATTTAGCAGCATCACTGATATCTTTTATCAATATTTTAGAATCACGAGGACAAAGAATGGAAGTTTGCTCGTGCCAAACTCTGGCTTAGCTACTTTGATGACAAATGCACCCTACCTCCACCTTTCAATATTATTCCCTCTCCCAAGACTATCTGCTATCTATTTAACAGCCTCAGTAAGTGGATCTGTTCTCATACATCATCTGGCAAAGTCAAGCGACAGAACAGCTTAAAAGTAAGAATTTTAAATATTAACAAAATATCAAATCTAAAGATGTCTAAGTAAACTGTTTTAACGACATTGCCTGTCATAACAGAAATTGTACTTTTGTATATAGTCCCAGCCTATCCTAAATTTAGTTTTATTATTTCAGTTTCTTAAGTCTAGCCTAATTTTTAAAGCAaatgtttaatatattttatgaGATATTACATAATATGATGTAATGGGTACTGTCCAGTTGATACTTGTGATAGCTTTATCAGCATCTGTTATAGCTCTGTTAGTGGTTGCAGAGAGCTTCAGCTTTTCCCAGGTATCACTTTGAAGTACTGTAGAAGCATGCAAGTCCAACTATCCTAGTATGACAGAATAATCAAATTGTGTACCATGTGCATCAATAGCTCTACTCTCTGTTCATCTGTACTCATTTAGCTAAAATTATTTTCTCTGTCCATTGTGTTCTCAGAGAGTAATCTTGCACCCTGTGATTCATAGTAGGCCAGATGAGCTCAGTTCTTTCATTGAAAAGAGGTTTCTCCATCCCTATCTTAGTTCTAGTTGatctttttttgcatgtgttccAGTTtgatttcaactttttaaaaaataaaacaaattcctGGCAGTGTGTCATCAGCAATATACCCTTGTCCCCCCGTTCTCTGCCTCTAATGAAAACATTGAATCAAAGGTTTGTTGCTTTCAGATGTGAAAGTGATAATGATTGGTATTCTTGAATTAATTAGCTCCTTTCCAAGCTTAAAAATACTGGAATTGATTACTATGGTCAGCATGTCTACTAACAGTGTGGAGGTTCTGTTAGAGCCTCAGCAGCaagtaatgggggggggaggtgttgccaatcccacccacccctcactgGAAGTCCTCCTTGCAACCTTGAAGTagatccctgagggttgtgtggaGTGTTTCCGGTGGGAGGATGTGGGGAATCAGTGACAACTGATCTGTAATGTGATCTGTTGGACATTCCTAAGCCTGGGTTTTGCACCTGCACAGGACCTCACAGGTGGAATATCCAAGCTCCTTGTTCTTGTGCACCATCCCTTACGTTTATTTTGGTGGTTGGGGTGCCATTCCTTCAGTTCCTTTTTGTCTGTCGAAGTGTTTGCATTGTTGGCTAGGGCTCTTCAGTTGTATTGGTTCCTATagatcagtggttctcaacgtgtgggtccccagatgttgctgaactacaactcctagcatccctagccccattggcctttggttagggatgctgggagttgtagttcagcaacatctggggacccacacgttgagaaccactgctatAGATGGAGAGATAATTTCCATGAAGTACTATTGATCTTGggctggttttatttttttaactattCTTCTACTAAATGAACTGGTTTGTTGAAGGATTAGTAAGTTTACCCATATTGACTCAGATAGTTTCTTGTTTCCTGTGTCTCAATGCAAGTTAGAAATACTTTCACGAAGTGTAAAGATTGTGGGGGTAAATAGCCATCAATGGATCAGCATGACTCCTGCTGGCTCGGTTTAGGCAAGGATCATAATGCAAGGATCAGCTGAATTTGCACATCCTTTTCTCTCCAGATCCTAAAAAAGTGGGCACTTGGACTCAGGCATTGTATGAGCAAGCATTTTGCCTCCCAGATCTGACTGATCTCCACATCCATCACGGTCGATATTGAGCTCTGTGTCGACACAGCCAATACATTGGTGTCAACTTCAATCTTGAGACTGgggtcagcgggggggggggggggcatgtattCAAACACTCTGCGGAGGTTTCGAAAGACTGCCTCCAGTAGAAGAAAAGTTCTTCAGATGAGGATCAACATTCTGACCCACCAACGTGAAAGTGTAGCTCTCTCGTGTCAATGGAGCCTTTGACACTGAAATTCTCTCTCCTTACACTGTGCCTGTCAGGTTTAAGTGCTGGCGGCACAGAAGTCTCTGCTGTTGACACTGAAGTGCATCTTAACATCAACATAAACCTCATTGTCAAGGGAATCTACTGTGCAAGCTCAGATCAGTTTCCGATGTCAACCGAGACTGCGTTGAGAGGGCTCTCTCCTTTGTTAGATCCATTGGCATCAACAGC of the Hemicordylus capensis ecotype Gifberg chromosome 3, rHemCap1.1.pri, whole genome shotgun sequence genome contains:
- the TRPC1 gene encoding short transient receptor potential channel 1 isoform X3, with the protein product MEINKFYDFAERKDWDAFHPTLVAEGLFAFANVLSYLRLFFMYTTSSVLGPLQISMGQMLQDFGKFLGMFLLVLFSFTIGLTQLYDKGFTVDEEKDCAGIFCEQQSNDTFHSFIGTCFALFWYIFSLAHVAIFVTRFSYGEELQSFVGAVIVGTYNVVVVIVLTKLLVAMLHKSFQLIANHEDKEWKFARAKLWLSYFDDKCTLPPPFNIIPSPKTICYLFNSLSKWICSHTSSGKVKRQNSLKEWKNLKQKRDENYQKVMCCLVHRYLTSMRQRMQSTDQATVENLNELRQDLSKFRNEIRDLLGFRTSKYAIFYQRN